From a single Adhaeribacter swui genomic region:
- the der gene encoding ribosome biogenesis GTPase Der — protein MSNIVAIVGRPNVGKSTLFNRLVGERKAIMDNQSGVTRDRHYGYGEWIGKNFTVIDTGGYVHGSADIFEGEIRKQVELAIKEATVILFMVDVEEGVHSLDEEFANVLRRSDKPIYIVANKADTNLKAQFIGDFYALGLGEEIFPVSSASGSGTGDLLDEVVKHFQTEDAENPDEGIPRLAVVGRPNVGKSSFVNLLLGEERNIVTDIAGTTRDSINSRYNSFGMEFIITDTAGLRRKTKVHEDVEFYSVLRSIKAIEESDVCIVILDATRGLEAQDMNIISLADKNRKGIVILVNKWDLVEKETNTMKEYEEQLREKLAPLTYMPIIFTSVITKQRVHKAIETAYQVYKNKTQKISTSKLNDVMLKEIEAYPPPAIKGKFVKIKYVTQLPTHNPTFAFFCNLPQYIKESYTRFLENKLRKNFGFEGVPINLVFRKK, from the coding sequence ATGTCAAATATTGTTGCAATTGTGGGACGCCCCAACGTGGGCAAATCCACCCTTTTTAACCGCCTGGTAGGCGAGCGTAAAGCCATTATGGATAACCAAAGCGGCGTTACCCGCGACCGTCATTACGGCTACGGCGAATGGATCGGTAAAAACTTTACCGTGATTGATACCGGCGGTTACGTGCACGGCTCCGCCGATATATTCGAAGGCGAAATCCGGAAGCAAGTAGAACTGGCTATTAAAGAAGCTACCGTTATTTTGTTTATGGTGGATGTAGAAGAAGGCGTGCACAGCCTCGACGAAGAATTTGCCAACGTGCTGCGCCGCTCCGATAAGCCCATTTACATTGTGGCCAATAAAGCCGATACCAACTTAAAAGCGCAGTTTATCGGTGATTTTTATGCTTTAGGTTTAGGCGAAGAAATATTTCCGGTATCATCGGCGAGTGGTTCCGGCACTGGCGATTTGCTCGACGAAGTAGTAAAACATTTTCAAACGGAAGATGCTGAGAATCCTGATGAAGGTATTCCCCGGTTAGCGGTGGTAGGCCGGCCTAACGTAGGTAAATCGTCGTTCGTAAACTTGCTGCTCGGCGAAGAGCGCAACATTGTTACCGATATTGCCGGCACTACCCGCGATTCCATTAACTCGCGCTACAATTCCTTCGGAATGGAGTTTATTATCACCGATACTGCCGGGTTGCGCCGTAAAACTAAAGTGCACGAAGATGTTGAGTTTTACTCGGTGCTGCGGTCCATTAAAGCCATCGAAGAATCGGATGTGTGCATTGTAATTCTGGATGCTACCCGCGGCCTGGAAGCTCAGGACATGAACATTATTAGCCTCGCCGATAAAAACCGCAAAGGCATTGTAATACTGGTAAACAAATGGGACTTGGTAGAAAAAGAGACCAACACCATGAAAGAATACGAAGAACAGCTCCGCGAAAAACTGGCGCCGCTCACGTACATGCCCATCATTTTTACTTCGGTAATAACCAAACAACGGGTACACAAAGCCATTGAAACGGCTTACCAGGTGTATAAAAACAAAACACAGAAAATATCTACTTCCAAGCTCAACGACGTGATGCTAAAAGAAATTGAAGCCTATCCGCCGCCGGCCATTAAAGGTAAATTCGTGAAAATTAAATACGTGACGCAATTACCTACCCATAACCCCACGTTTGCGTTTTTCTGTAATTTGCCGCAGTACATCAAAGAAAGCTATACCCGTTTCCTGGAAAATAAACTCCGCAAGAATTTTGGTTTTGAAGGGGTACCGATTAATCTGGTGTTCCGGAAAAAGTAA
- a CDS encoding 5' nucleotidase, NT5C type: MNKKRIAIDMDEVMTDSIGRFIEIYQQEFNEDLSAIRQPGNNLEKVVPSERLATVKSWPHRPDFFKDLAAIDGALQAVEQLHQHHEVFITTAAQEFEHSFTPKYNWIKQHLPFITWKNIVFCGDKSIIHADYLIDDLERNLKTFSGTGLLFTAPHNAHVEGYTRLNNWQEVVDYFIK, translated from the coding sequence ATGAATAAAAAACGCATTGCCATTGATATGGACGAAGTCATGACCGATTCCATTGGTCGATTTATTGAAATATATCAACAGGAATTTAACGAGGATCTTTCGGCTATCCGGCAGCCCGGTAATAATTTAGAAAAAGTAGTGCCGTCAGAGCGTTTGGCTACGGTAAAATCGTGGCCGCACCGGCCGGATTTTTTTAAAGATTTAGCCGCGATTGACGGTGCCCTGCAAGCCGTAGAGCAATTGCACCAACACCACGAAGTTTTTATTACCACCGCCGCTCAGGAATTTGAACACTCGTTTACGCCCAAATACAACTGGATTAAACAGCACCTGCCCTTTATCACCTGGAAAAACATTGTTTTTTGCGGCGACAAAAGCATTATTCACGCGGATTACTTAATCGATGACCTGGAACGAAATTTAAAAACGTTTAGCGGCACCGGTTTGCTTTTTACCGCGCCGCATAATGCGCACGTGGAAGGGTATACTCGGTTGAATAATTGGCAGGAAGTAGTGGATTATTTTATAAAATAA
- a CDS encoding nucleotidyltransferase: protein MIQEDELQTAAHNFFADALRLLSESEIPFLVGGGLALRQYTGIIRDLKDLDLFCKAGDYPKILKFFSDQGFATELTDVRWLAKVFKNNYYIDIIFNTVNNICTVDESWFENAVVGEAYGVPVKFIPAEELLWCKVYVQNRERYDGADVNHIIVKYGHRLDWNRIWTRLEQHWHLLLAQVLLFQFVYPTERDLIPRWLFDTLIDRAKVQYDMPLPVEKVCLGPIIDQTQYRTDIVDAEYKVVTIKTV from the coding sequence ATGATACAAGAAGACGAATTACAGACGGCGGCGCACAATTTTTTCGCCGATGCGTTACGCTTACTCTCCGAAAGTGAGATTCCATTTTTAGTGGGCGGGGGCTTGGCCTTACGCCAATACACCGGTATTATCCGCGATTTAAAAGACCTGGATTTGTTTTGTAAAGCCGGCGATTATCCCAAAATTTTAAAATTTTTCTCGGATCAGGGCTTTGCCACTGAACTAACCGATGTGCGCTGGCTGGCCAAAGTTTTTAAAAATAATTATTACATCGATATTATTTTTAATACGGTTAACAACATTTGCACTGTAGATGAGTCGTGGTTTGAGAACGCGGTAGTGGGCGAAGCGTACGGCGTACCCGTTAAATTTATTCCGGCCGAAGAACTGTTATGGTGTAAAGTTTACGTGCAAAACCGCGAACGTTACGATGGCGCCGATGTAAACCACATTATCGTAAAATACGGTCACCGACTGGACTGGAACCGCATTTGGACCCGTTTGGAGCAACACTGGCATTTACTGCTGGCGCAGGTGTTACTTTTTCAGTTTGTGTACCCCACCGAACGCGATTTAATTCCGCGTTGGCTGTTCGATACCTTAATAGATAGAGCTAAGGTGCAGTACGATATGCCCTTGCCCGTCGAAAAAGTTTGCCTGGGGCCCATCATCGACCAGACCCAATACCGAACCGATATTGTGGATGCCGAGTATAAGGTAGTTACCATCAAAACTGTTTAA
- a CDS encoding metallophosphoesterase family protein, producing MEDNKQRSAVRIAAVGDIHVKETDQGKWVEYFRTISAQADILLICGDLTDTGHLAEAEVLAQELKACTIPIVAVLGNHDYERDQQKTIKKMLENDNVHILDGQSIVLQGIGFAGVKGFGGGFDKYMLSMFGEPMIKSFVQEAVDDALRLDRALAHLDVDYTDDLPKIVVLHFSPIKETVVGEPPEIFPFLGCSRLVEPINRRRVLAAFHGHAHVGTLEGQTSAGVPVFNVAKPILQREGYEVPFYLYEVQPKAVTEAQEVEG from the coding sequence ATGGAAGATAACAAACAGCGCAGCGCCGTCCGGATTGCCGCCGTGGGCGATATTCACGTGAAAGAAACGGACCAGGGAAAGTGGGTAGAGTATTTTCGAACGATTTCGGCCCAAGCCGATATTTTACTGATTTGCGGCGACCTGACAGATACCGGCCACCTGGCCGAAGCCGAAGTATTGGCTCAGGAATTAAAAGCTTGCACCATTCCCATTGTAGCCGTACTGGGCAACCACGATTACGAGCGCGACCAGCAGAAAACCATAAAAAAAATGCTGGAAAACGATAACGTACATATTCTGGACGGGCAATCGATAGTATTACAAGGCATTGGCTTTGCCGGGGTAAAAGGCTTTGGCGGTGGTTTCGATAAGTACATGCTATCGATGTTTGGCGAACCCATGATCAAAAGCTTTGTGCAGGAAGCCGTGGATGATGCCTTGCGCCTGGATCGGGCCTTAGCCCACCTGGACGTAGATTATACCGATGATTTACCAAAAATTGTGGTGCTGCATTTTTCACCCATCAAAGAAACCGTAGTGGGCGAACCCCCCGAAATTTTTCCATTCTTGGGCTGCTCGCGCCTGGTAGAACCTATTAACCGACGCCGGGTTTTGGCAGCATTTCACGGGCACGCCCACGTAGGTACCCTGGAAGGCCAAACCTCGGCGGGGGTACCGGTATTTAATGTAGCCAAACCCATTTTACAGCGCGAAGGCTACGAAGTGCCTTTTTACCTCTATGAAGTACAACCAAAAGCGGTAACGGAAGCCCAGGAAGTGGAAGGATAA
- a CDS encoding XdhC family protein, translating to MKEIQDIVRAYGVACQQNKRTALATVVQVEGSAYRRPGARMLVTEDGELTGAISGGCLEGDALRKARLVMAQQKAMLVTYDTTDDDDSKLGVGLGCNGVIQILIEPIVAENPANPIALLSAVLSQRQQAVVVTLFSLQNRKGVQPGTCLLLPEKAEAQGNVQPAALQELLAQEAVQVLKNQKSVIRNYQLEDKVISAFVEYLHPPVSVVVLGAGNDIQPLVQMASILGWLVTVIDGRTNYAVKSRFPLANQVILAKPPQVLDLISVDGQTVFLLMTHNYNYDIAMLRQLIPLAVPYVGVLGPKKKLNQMLSELQEEGLAFTPDQMQKVYGPLGLDIGAETPEEIALSVISEIKAVLTNKPGTSLRHKPEAIHDRTTIDTPVRVTTPQPVSDAVA from the coding sequence ATGAAAGAAATACAAGATATAGTACGGGCTTATGGGGTAGCCTGTCAGCAAAACAAGCGTACTGCCCTGGCTACGGTGGTGCAGGTAGAAGGATCGGCGTACCGGCGGCCCGGTGCCCGCATGTTGGTAACCGAAGACGGCGAATTAACGGGCGCTATTAGTGGCGGCTGCCTGGAAGGCGATGCCCTTCGCAAAGCCCGGTTGGTTATGGCCCAGCAAAAAGCCATGTTAGTTACCTACGATACCACCGACGACGATGATTCTAAGCTGGGTGTGGGTTTGGGTTGCAACGGGGTTATTCAGATTTTAATTGAGCCCATCGTGGCCGAAAACCCGGCTAATCCGATTGCTTTGCTCAGCGCAGTTTTAAGTCAGCGCCAACAAGCCGTGGTAGTTACTTTGTTTTCGCTGCAAAACCGCAAGGGCGTGCAGCCCGGCACGTGCTTGCTGCTCCCCGAAAAAGCCGAAGCACAAGGTAATGTGCAACCGGCCGCATTACAAGAGTTATTGGCCCAGGAGGCCGTACAGGTTTTAAAAAATCAAAAATCGGTTATCCGCAATTACCAACTGGAAGATAAGGTTATCAGCGCTTTTGTGGAGTATTTGCACCCGCCGGTTTCGGTAGTGGTTCTGGGCGCCGGCAACGATATTCAGCCACTAGTGCAAATGGCTAGTATTCTGGGTTGGTTAGTTACCGTAATCGATGGCCGCACCAATTACGCGGTAAAATCCCGTTTCCCGTTGGCTAACCAAGTTATTTTGGCTAAACCGCCGCAGGTTCTGGATTTAATTTCGGTAGATGGGCAAACCGTTTTCCTGCTCATGACGCATAATTACAATTACGACATCGCCATGCTGCGCCAGTTAATTCCGCTCGCAGTGCCGTACGTGGGCGTGTTGGGTCCGAAAAAGAAATTAAACCAAATGCTATCGGAGTTACAAGAAGAAGGCCTGGCATTTACCCCCGACCAGATGCAGAAAGTGTACGGACCTTTAGGTCTAGATATCGGTGCCGAAACCCCCGAAGAAATTGCTTTATCGGTAATCTCTGAAATTAAGGCCGTATTAACGAATAAACCCGGAACCTCGCTGCGCCACAAACCCGAAGCCATTCACGACCGCACGACCATTGATACGCCGGTGCGGGTTACCACGCCGCAACCCGTTTCGGATGCCGTAGCGTAA
- a CDS encoding nucleotidyltransferase family protein, with translation MEKTGLVLLAAGASVRLGSPKQNLAFQGQTLLQHAVQAARQSGCSPVVVVLGANAEALLPQLNFPEIKIFKNPDWEEGMGASVRNGVQNLLQSAPDLESILLMTCDQPFVSGKLLQQLIAEKQKNLKKIIACAYQDTLGTPVLFDKQFFPDLLNLQGAHGAKKLLFKYPEQVGSIPFELGGFDIDTPTDYQTLQHYVAKLADDSTKNQE, from the coding sequence ATGGAAAAAACCGGCTTGGTATTATTAGCAGCGGGTGCGTCGGTGCGTTTGGGTAGCCCTAAACAAAACTTAGCATTTCAAGGGCAAACCTTACTGCAGCACGCTGTACAGGCCGCCCGCCAATCCGGTTGTTCCCCGGTTGTGGTGGTACTGGGCGCGAACGCCGAGGCATTACTCCCGCAGTTAAACTTTCCGGAAATTAAAATTTTTAAAAATCCGGATTGGGAAGAAGGAATGGGAGCCTCCGTGCGTAACGGAGTACAGAACTTACTGCAATCCGCGCCCGATCTGGAAAGTATATTGCTCATGACCTGCGACCAACCTTTTGTTTCGGGTAAATTATTGCAGCAATTAATCGCGGAAAAACAGAAAAATTTAAAAAAAATAATTGCTTGCGCTTACCAGGATACCCTTGGCACGCCCGTGCTGTTCGATAAGCAATTCTTCCCGGACTTACTGAATCTGCAAGGCGCACATGGCGCGAAAAAGTTACTTTTTAAATATCCCGAGCAAGTGGGTAGCATTCCGTTTGAGTTAGGCGGTTTTGATATCGATACTCCCACGGATTACCAAACGCTGCAGCATTATGTAGCTAAACTGGCGGATGATTCTACTAAGAACCAGGAGTAG